From Canis lupus baileyi chromosome 16, mCanLup2.hap1, whole genome shotgun sequence:
TTCTGGAGGTGAACCGCCAGGAGCTGGGGCTCTGGCTGCGGGAGGAACCCGGGGCCTTCGACTGGAGCATGTACAGCCAGCACGTCTGCCTCATCGAGGGCAAGGGGTAAGGGGGCTTCCCATGgagtggcggggggtgggggggcgggcaaCAGAGAACTAAGCGTGGAGTGACCCTGAGCCCCGGTCCTGCCCCTGCACAGTGAGTCCTGGCGGGAGAAGGAGCGCCAGCTGCGAGCCAGGGTGAAGCGGGTCTTGCACATCGATGTgcaccagccccagcccctgggtGCTGGGAACCTGTCACCCCTGCCTGCCGATGCCCTGgtctctgccttctgcctggagGCTGTAAGCCCAGaccttcccagcttccagagggCTCTGGACCACATCACCACCCTGCTGAGACCTGGGGGCCACCTCCTCCTCATCGGGGCCCTGGAGGAGTCATGGTACCTGGCTGGGGAGGCCAGGCTGGTAGTGGTACCCGTGTGTAAGGAGGAGGTGTTGGAGGCCTTGGTTCGTAGTGGCTACGAGGTGCGGGACCTGCGCACTTACATCATGCCTGCCTGCCTTCAGACAGGTGTAGACGACGTCAAGGGCATCTTCTTCGCCTGGGCCCAGAAGAAGGAGGGGGTGTGATGGCCCAGGGCACCCATTGCCGACAGCTAACATACACACAGATTCCCTGTTATGAGAGGTGGCACCTAATAAATAAGTTCCTCTTGCTGGGCGTCAGCTTTGTCTGTGGCTTTCCTGGGAAACAAGGGCCCAGAGCTCTGTTTGGGTTGTGGGGGTGTGGAAGCCACCAactctagcctttttttttttttttcccagaagctTCCATGAAGGCAGGTTTCTTTACCACTCGTTTCCCAAACTAAAGAAAGTCAAGGCTAGAGGGAGCTCATTcagcatctgctatgtgccaggcctgcTGGGTCCTCACACTCAGCAGGTCCTGTTGTCCTATTTGCAGGTGAAGCtaagaaaggttaagtaataGTAGGAGAGCCTACTTTAGACCAGAAGCGGAGGAGAGGATAATCGGGAGACTGGAGTAGACAGTGCAGGGAGAAGGGGTTACAATCCAGGCACCACCAGTTCCCTCCCCCAGAGACCCCTCATTGGCCCCCCACAGCTGGACTGGAGCTCCACCCAGCTCTGCACCTGCTCCTTGCCATCCTCACCCCCACCTGCCTACTGCCCCCAGCCAGctgtctccttccctccaccccacacCATTCACACAAACAAGCTGAACAAGGGTAGGTGAGGCTCAGAATTGGTTTATTAAAAATGTCCCTTGCTACCCTCCTACCTTAAAATAGTTCTCAATATCAAAAGAAACACAGGCCACCCAAGTCTGAGGTTGAAGTCCTAGCATAGCACTCCTACTCCCCAGGGAGGGACAAGGGCGCAGGGAAAGAACAAGAACCCAGGCTCCGATCACAGAGAGTGCCTTTGAATGGAAAGTTTCTGGAGCTCCTCATCCTATCCTTGTGGAACAGGAATGTGCTGGGGCTGCTGGCGACTTGCAGGGGTCACCTTTACCAGGGTGCAGATACAGCGCGGCCCCCACGTGCTCTGGGAAGGCAGGAAACCAGAACCAGCCACAGGCTTTCTCCTCTACTCCCTCACATTGTCCCCCACCCCTAGGGTCCAGACCGGGACAAAGGGGCTTAGCAGGTAGAGCCTAGAGAAGAGGGAGGCCAACCAAGTCTAGGTGAGGAGACAGACAGGAAGGCAGGAGAGGCCCAGGCGATCCCCgtgtcccttccttcctctgctctaGAGAGGCTGGTTCCTGAGGGTGGTTTGAGCTGTGTATGGACGCTCTGACATTTAGAGAAGTATTGTAAAGTGGGGGCAATGGACAGGAACACACCCATGCGGCCTGGATCCTCGTACCCCGCTGGCTCAGATATCCTGGCTCTCTGCCCACCTGGGGCCTTGTGCAGAGCTGGTGCTTAACAGATACTTTTTCGTAGTAACCTGATCCTCCATTTCTCTCCAACCTCCCCTCATGATGTGACACTCACACTCACCTTACCCAGTCTATGCATATTGCCCTAACCCACACTTACCCACCTGTCCTGCAACACACACTTTAAAACCACTCACACCCACCCCACTCTCCCCACATGCTCACATACATTGTCCCCCCCAGCATCTCATACATGCAGGCCCACACCCACCACCCTGTCACCTATGCACTGTCTAGCTCACACTTCCTTCCACACTCATGGGCAGGGTCTTAACCAGAACCGCAGCAGAGGAGCCAGAGGGATTCTCGTCCTGGGCTCTCTGGGGTTCTGGCCCCAGAGAGGGAATGCCATGAGGCCTCCAGGGATTCTGGCTGAGGCAACCCCCAACCCTAGCAGCTGGGTCCCTCAAGATCCCACTGGGAGGAgacctgccttgggacctgggcTGCCAAAGAGCAAGAGTCTAGTGCCACCTAGTGGTGCCATGGAGGAGGGCAAGGGGTAACAGAAGGGGACCCCACTGTGTCCCCAAAAGCCTGTATACCTGGTCTCCCAGCTATACAGACAGCTGTAGGAACCACCTTGGCATTGAGGGGACGTGGGGAAGGGGCTaatggagaggcagaggcagctcTCCTCTTGGTGGAGCTAAGAACACAGTTCTACTCCAGTTCTGCTCCAGGAACCAGAGGGGCTGTCCATCCTCCAACTCCAGATGCTGAGAAAGCCAAGTCTGAACAGACTCCAAGGCttgtgagggccaggtgggggcAAGCAAGAGGATGGGCGGTGACATGATTCTGGGCCCATACCCTTTATGTCCAAGTTCAAGAtgctaaaaggaagaaaatcatctCAAGGAtcatggggaggaggggaacCAGCTGGGAGAGGGCAGGATCCCCAGTGGGGCAGACCCACCCCCAGGCCCTTCAATCCAGCTTGAACTTGGCCTCTGATTCCTTCAGCAGATACAGGCTGTCATCTTCCAGGAagctgtgggcagagggaggagcccaCTGAGGTATGGCTCTGAAAGCACCCCGTGGGGGCAAGTGTAGGCAAGCTAGCAGGGGGTGAACCAAGCTAGCAGGGGGTGAGCCGCACAGAGGCCTTGGTTTCCTCAAGGAGCAGGTGAGGATGGACACAAAGAAGGTGCACAAGGGACAGGGAGTAGCACCCACCTGAAGAAGAGGACGTGGACCGGGATGGTGCTGATGTGCCAGATGGCATGGGCATCCAGGACCCAGAAGAAAGGTGGGAAGTCGAGCAGCTCAAGCAGGGACAGCCCCTGTAGCAGCAGGACCACTACCATGCACTTGCGCACATGAGGCAGCCGCCGCAGGTTTCGCAGGCACCAGGCCAGCCACCACACCACGTtcaccaggcctgggtgggggtaggggtgggggtggggagaggctcaCTCCTGGGACCTCGTCCCCCGCCACTCCCCCCAAGCCTCCCCTATCCTCATGCTCTTTGACCCCACGACCATCTTCAGActctcctcccagcctcccctctcccaccccaagGGCCTCTCTAGAACCTTCTCCAGGAATACCATCAAATCCCTACCTCCACCCCAGGCCAGCAGTTCTACACATGGTCCAGGTCCCTCCCCTTCCCCGCACCCCCGCCCTGGTCCTCAGTTCCCCCCTCATGCCTCACCAATAGCCACATTGGCTGCCAGGTTGTAGCCATAGTCGAAATGGACGAGGCTCAGGTAGGAGACATGCGCAGTCAGCATTAGCAGCAGGAGGGCCCGGAAGGCACTGGCCACAGCCGGGTGCTGCAGCCCCACGGTCCTGCCTCGCCAACCAGAGCCGCTCAGATGGAGGGTGGCCCATGCCCAGAACAGCATTCCCTAAGTATCCCTTCATCCTGACGTCAGTATGTGGGGgccactgccctcctcccctacccaaACTGGCCAGCCAAGCAGGCCTCCAAtccccccaggggcctgggaccAAGTGCTGCTGCTCCTTGGAAAGAGCCAGGGCCCCCTAGCTCTACCCCAAAGTCCCCATCCAGAACAGcccagagggtgtgtgtgtgtgtgcctgtgtgcggTGCAAGGCCCCAGGGACAACACCCCCAGGGGTGGGCGAGGTGATCATTTCTGCCCCCAGTGCCTGATTTTGCCCCTGCAGGGCCAAAATGGGCTCACCTGACACAGCACAGATAGATTGAGTGTAGGATGACGGTGGAGGCACAGAAGTAATCCATTTTCTGAGGACAGGGAGAGCTGGATGAGGGGCCAGTGtgaagggagggggaaggggacagaATTTTGTGTGGGCAGGGCGCTGAGACGACCCTGGGATGGGGCCAGGAGGGGCGTTGGAGGCACAGCTATACTGTGACATGGGAGTCCCCGGGCTACGGGCGGCAGAGTGGAGGTGGGAGTAGGGGTGTCTAGGTCTCTTGCTCCTTGTGCCTATTGCTGTTTCACTCCTGAATTTAACAATCTGACTCTTGTATTCACAtcatacaactttttaaaatgtattcagcaGCGAGGTGTTGGAGGCATGGTGGAGGTGCCTGCTAGGACACTAGGGCTCCAGGATGCACGAGTGCCGCAGGACTCAGAGCACAGCCTCGAGTCCACAGCTGTGGGCCCAAGTCCAGGCATCGCCCTTACTGGCCAGGTGACCCGGGCAAGCGATTTTGCCATTCCAAGGTTCAGCTGTCTCATCGGTTAAGAGCCAATAATCACATCTACCTCATAAGGGTCAGGTGGGGCTCAAGTGCACGAATAGGTTAAAGATGCTTAGCACAGAGCAAGTGCTGGGTAAATGGAGTCCCTAGGAAACCCTAGAGGGGCCCCCACCCTTTCTGGGCTCCTCTGGGACTGTCCCAAACAGGAGATGGAGTCAGAGGGCCGCTCACCTCCGTGAGGTCGGTGTCCTTGGTGTGGAAGACTGTGGACCAGAACCAAGCATTGAGGGAAACCTGTAGGGAGGGGCTGGTAAGCATAGGGTCccgaggtggggaggtggggaagagccCTAGAGCTCTCAGAGGAGTCTCACTTTGGGGAAGGGGCTCTTTGGAGTAGTGAAACACTTTTACCTTTGGCCCTGGAGCCCGCAGAACAAACCCATGCTCCCAGCTTCCCCGAaaccctgagccccccaggccacgggggctgcagcctccacaggttCCGGCCTGGCCTGGGAACCAGTTCCGGCAGAGCCAAGTTCCCTGCTTACTCAATCTCTAACACAACAGCCCCCAGGGGGCCTCGCCTCCTCCCCCAACTGGCAGGTGATGACAGCCCCACCCGGGCCAGGGGAGCTGGTGACCTCAGCCTCTGGGGGCGGGAATGAAGTGGGTGGAGTGGAGGGGCTCGAGCCAGCTTGGGGTGTGTCCCAAGCAAAGCAAGCGAGGGAGATCTCGAGCAGATCCCATTGGGGCCAAGTCTCTAAGGAGAAGCCTGGCCAACTGAGCCCAGCTTCCTCCTGGGTGGGCCGGCCCAACCCGCCAGACCAGTGTCTGCTGCTCCAGAGCTCTgggaggagcagaaggcagaaggggCTGTGGCGGGTCAGGGCCCAGGAGCATGTTTGAGGCCTTTTCTCTGGAAATTAACTGCAAAGGGACAGTACAAAACATCTTGTAAATGAATTCTAGATCTTGTGGGAGTTGGTGCTGTGTTCATGGCAGAGGCCCAGATCACTGAAAGATggtggacaaaaaaaaataaataaataaaaataaaaataaaaaaaagaaagatggtggGCAAGGGTGGAGGTTCCTTCACTGGGCTGGAAAACCAGTGACAACCAGTCAAAGGAAAAAACAGGCAGCCAGAGGTCTGGCCTGGAATGCACTGGAGATAGGGAGGGCTGCTctagggagggtggggggaacaAGTCAGCCTGGGATGGGTCAAGGCCAGGAGCTGCTCGTTTGGGTCCAGGACAGCAGGAAACCTGGCCAGGCACGGGCCAGAGGAAGCAGGGAAGAAGCCTCTCCATCCAGTACTGCAGCAGGAAGGCCAGACAGCAGGATGGGTTCCTCATTGCAGGCCCCAAAGGGCTTATGAGAGAATGGGAAAAGCAAAGGTGTATAGACAGGCAAGGCTCTGTGCAAAGGCAGTCAGCATTAGAAGTCTCTGGAGGCTCAGGTGGCCCCATGCAAGCCTGTCTGGCCTGGGTCCTAGGCTGCATCTCTTGGCTTTGCTCCTCTGGACAAAGACCCTGCCCTGTGGGTCTTTGCCTCCtcctgttacctttttttttccccttgtgacTAATCGACTAATCAATCAGGGGCTAGCCTAAGTgatccttcctccctttccaacCCTGACATCAGACGATTATTCTAGGTCAGGCTACTTGCTCTCTTGAAGACGGCCATCCAGTCCTGTCCCAGGCGCTGCCCCTTTCTCAAAGATGGCCTAGGGGGCTtggtctggaggctggaagatgGGTGGCTTCTCAGACATTGCTCCCATATAAAGCCTGTGATGCTCTGGGTCAGCATGGGGAGCAGAGCAGACTCAGGGTTGgaggcagggcccaggaggccaggaATAGGGACACCCTCGGGGAAGAGAGTGGCCCTGGAGCCAGCATGAGAGGGAGTTGGAGGGGAAGGCAGCAGGGACTGGCAGCCAACCAGGCCTCCTTGTCACCCACAGCAGGAAGGGAGAGGTGACAAGAGACCTGAGCTAAGTGGTGGCTCTGGCCCTGAAAGCAGGGGTGGGAAGAAGCATGGGACCAGGGCTCAGCTCTAGGGGGCAGAGTGGGAGCTGCGGGGTCCTCTGTTCAATGGCCTCCCTGAGGTACCTTCCACTTACAGTGACCCACCTGCAGCCTGGACTCTGCACCCCTAAAAAGCCCCCTCTACCCCAGGCAGTGTCCCATTATGAGGGACTCCTCTTCTGACCCTCTCTGCAGACTTGGAAGACAGTGTCATTAAGTATGCACGCCCTAGGGTTAGATTGCCAGGGTTCAAACTCAGCTCTGCATTtcctgtgtgtccttgggcaagttatttagccTTGCTgcgcctcagttttctcatctgtgaaatagaaataatcatAGTACTCACAAAGATTTAACGAGCAATACAAGTGCAGTGTGTAGCACAGCGCCCAGGACAGGGCAAAACATTAGGTGCTGTTTCTTCCCAATTTGTTGACCAGAATGGGACCCTCACATCTCTCCACAGACCCAAGGCCAAAGAGGCCAAGTGTGCCTCCCACTGTCTCCAAAGGCCAAGGAAGTCCAGGCAGAGAAGAGGTAGTCTCCCCACCGCTGCCCAGGCCCACCCCACTGTTCATGCTGGGGGCAGAACTTCCACAGCCTTCATAAGAAGATGGACCCTGGGTTCAAGTTCTTAGTCCCTaaatagctgtgtgatcttaaaCCAAAAGAAATCTCTGAGTCTCAGCTGTCTCATCTACCAAATTGAGTTAAGAATAATACCCACTGCATCAGAGGGTCCTAAGATGAGGTCTGCAGAATGCCTAGCAAAAAGAAGCCACTCAGTAAATGGTTGCTGCTACGGccgcctggcacacagtaggtatccCATAAATGCCAGTTTTTCCCCAGGATTCACTGGAGAGATACTATTTCTCTTCCCCGGGAGTTTGTAATCAAGACTCAAGCAAAGGGGACACACAGaagtggaaggaagggaaaggttCCCAGACACAAGAGTATGGCTGCTCCGGGACTCTTCAGCCAAGCTTGAGTAGAATGGGGGGGCCAATGGTAACTGGCCAATCAGGCAGGCCAGGAGGGCGCTGGGCTTTGTGTAAACACAGAGGAAGGGGGGAGGCCAGGGGCAGGATGCCAACAAGGGTGGAAACGGAGGGGGACGGGGGAAGGCTGGGTGAGGGAGAGCAGGAGGCTGTTTCAGTCtgttggaaaataagaaaattgagacAAAAATATCACAGCCGTGAAACTGGTTGGATGCCAAATGAGCCAGATCTGTCAGGAATTCGACCCCAGTGCTAAGCCCCAGTGCTCGGGGCTGTCATTGACACCGTGGTGGTGGGGACATGTGGGGCTTTAAATAGCTCAGTGTCTCAGAAGTGGGGGAGGCAGAATGTTAAATATGACGCCTGCTGCcatcctgcccgcccccccccccccaggccacAGTGTCTTACCCCCTGCCTTGGGCAGGGCAACCCTGCCCCACTTCACTCCTGAGACagaagaggggaagaggcagatggACATGGGAGGAAGATGGCTTTTTCTACCATCCAAAAGGATCCCTTGATTTCCTGCCATTGTCTGTTCCACTGGCTCTCGTCTGACCAGCGGGAAGTCCTTTCTGAAGTCTCACCATCATTCTGCTGCAGGCTTGGCCTGTCTCTTCTCGTGGTTTCCACAGCAGTGGTAGAGCACAATCAGTCCCCACCTCCATCAATCATCCTGTGGGGACAGTCTGGGCTTTCCTGGCACCCTCACTCTCTCACCTCTACTTCTGAGGACCTTTCCTTACTGGATGAAGGGGCAGGGAACTGGTTTGGCCTCCTGGCTTTGCAGAGGGCAGGGGCCCCCATGTGCCAGAAGTCAAAGGTCTATGGTGTGCAGAGCTTTGGCAGGCTCCCCCAAAGCCTGGCAGATGCCCAGCCCAGGTCCAAATGTCAAGGCGGAGGCTGCCTTCTTGTGCCAAAGCTTCATTAGCCTTGCTGGGGCAGGGTCTCTTTGTTTCCCAGGGGAAAAGACTGAGCCAACCCTCTCAAGACTTAGCCTGGAAAATGCCTTCCTAACCTATCCCAACAGAAATCAGGAGCCCCACTGGCTCCAGAAGACCCAGCCCAATACAAAGTCCACTGCCACacccttcattcagctcaggagCCCTCCCTCCTGCAAACACAGGCACACAGGACTAAAGATCAAGTATAAAATCCAAACTGGTCATGAAACAAAGTGTGGGCACCAAGACTCTCTCCCTCCAGGACTTTGTGCCAGCATGAGAGGATTCCGTGTTCccaaaccccatatcccataggATGTCCTAAGACACAGCCTCCAGGTATCCACCTTCTCTCAATCAAACATCTCCTGCTCTGTCCCAAAGGGTC
This genomic window contains:
- the PNMT gene encoding phenylethanolamine N-methyltransferase, which gives rise to MSAAAPSPAAGAAPDAAPDAAPDAARGREAVASAYQRFEPRAYLRNNYAPPRGDLSSPDGVGPWKLRCLAQTFATGEVSGRTLIDIGSGPTIYQLLSACTHFEDITMTDFLEVNRQELGLWLREEPGAFDWSMYSQHVCLIEGKGESWREKERQLRARVKRVLHIDVHQPQPLGAGNLSPLPADALVSAFCLEAVSPDLPSFQRALDHITTLLRPGGHLLLIGALEESWYLAGEARLVVVPVCKEEVLEALVRSGYEVRDLRTYIMPACLQTGVDDVKGIFFAWAQKKEGV
- the PGAP3 gene encoding post-GPI attachment to proteins factor 3 isoform X2; the encoded protein is MAGRTARLVLLAGAAALASASQGDREPVYRDCVHRCEERNCSGGALRHFRSRQPIYMSLAGWTCQDDCKYECMWVTVGLYLKEGHKVPQFHGKVSLNAWFWSTVFHTKDTDLTEKMDYFCASTVILHSIYLCCVRTVGLQHPAVASAFRALLLLMLTAHVSYLSLVHFDYGYNLAANVAIGLVNVVWWLAWCLRNLRRLPHVRKCMVVVLLLQGLSLLELLDFPPFFWVLDAHAIWHISTIPVHVLFFSFLEDDSLYLLKESEAKFKLD
- the PGAP3 gene encoding post-GPI attachment to proteins factor 3 isoform X1 yields the protein MAGRTARLVLLAGAAALASASQGDREPVYRDCVHRCEERNCSGGALRHFRSRQPIYMSLAGWTCQDDCKYECMWVTVGLYLKEGHKVPQFHGKWPFSRFLFFQEPASAMASFLNGLASLVMLCRYHTSVPASSPMYPTCVAFAWVSLNAWFWSTVFHTKDTDLTEKMDYFCASTVILHSIYLCCVRTVGLQHPAVASAFRALLLLMLTAHVSYLSLVHFDYGYNLAANVAIGLVNVVWWLAWCLRNLRRLPHVRKCMVVVLLLQGLSLLELLDFPPFFWVLDAHAIWHISTIPVHVLFFSFLEDDSLYLLKESEAKFKLD